In Deltaproteobacteria bacterium, a genomic segment contains:
- a CDS encoding cytochrome c3 family protein, whose product MKSFLKRYFGLIADLWRYITDFWIAFWRETYRGTKEHKKGLLAFLSLCFIVLIILMAIGYKASERPAFCGLCHNMKVYVDSWKSSKHNFVPCAECHYEPGFFNHLKGKWRDGQVSLVLFITGKRSPKPHAEISDAACLQEGCHRREDLKKKMIFKNVAFDHGRHIEELRRGKKLRCTTCHAQIVQGAHLTVTESDCFICHFYKAGLEDEEGCLSCAECGACHVEPKGDLVVKGVKFNHAKYIERGVRCLECHGGINKGDGHVPENRCLECHGEPEILETKYPSEFIHRMHVTDHKIECYRCHTEIKHEITGMPTITEFSGSCEKCHVETVHFGPREMYSGTGGIGVSNTPSKMFLTGIDCTACHKTQKASEAALFTTRFTERALGEACVECHGIGSDRMLLTWNRILMELGNDLNRRVFDVQKELYRAKKRSPGDRKLKRAENLLTEARHNFSFVLLGKGVHNIEYAIRLLNYARNNTEEAMALLKEDYEPQEVETRYSCTTLCHGGIEDRSVPFGRTSFPHRPHLEDMDCTDCHSPREKHGETYMNNCDVCHHGEGAGRVKCTDCHQAAGNLFYGKTAVGVQDSPSFKAGIVECGDCHRHTLEGLESGYRQVKAQCIACHDESYGEILSEWKKRADSFVRELEPRMTSVRERVQELERKGRHTFVFTKLLGDAEHNFDLLEQGDAIHNLEYAREIADVTRQMLDKIEELLAEEKAGSRKAG is encoded by the coding sequence ATGAAGTCCTTTCTCAAGAGATACTTCGGACTCATCGCCGATCTCTGGAGATACATCACGGATTTCTGGATCGCCTTCTGGCGGGAGACGTACAGGGGGACGAAGGAACACAAGAAAGGGCTTCTTGCCTTTCTCTCCCTCTGCTTCATCGTTTTGATCATACTCATGGCCATAGGCTACAAGGCCTCAGAGAGGCCTGCCTTCTGCGGCCTCTGCCACAACATGAAGGTCTATGTGGATTCCTGGAAATCCTCGAAACACAATTTCGTCCCCTGTGCCGAGTGCCATTACGAACCGGGATTTTTCAACCACCTCAAGGGAAAGTGGAGGGACGGACAGGTCTCACTGGTCCTCTTCATCACGGGAAAACGCTCGCCCAAGCCCCATGCGGAAATCAGCGATGCCGCCTGCCTCCAGGAGGGATGCCACCGGAGGGAGGATCTGAAAAAAAAGATGATCTTCAAGAACGTGGCCTTCGATCACGGCAGACACATCGAGGAGTTGCGGAGGGGGAAGAAGCTCCGCTGCACCACCTGCCACGCCCAGATCGTCCAGGGTGCCCATCTGACCGTGACCGAGAGCGACTGCTTTATCTGCCACTTCTACAAGGCAGGGCTCGAGGACGAGGAGGGCTGTCTCTCCTGTGCGGAGTGCGGCGCCTGCCATGTGGAGCCCAAGGGGGACCTCGTGGTCAAAGGGGTCAAGTTCAACCACGCCAAGTACATCGAGCGGGGAGTCCGATGCCTGGAGTGCCACGGAGGGATCAACAAGGGCGACGGTCACGTACCCGAGAACCGATGCCTGGAGTGCCACGGGGAGCCGGAAATTCTCGAGACGAAGTACCCCTCAGAGTTCATCCACCGCATGCACGTGACCGATCATAAGATCGAATGCTATCGCTGCCACACGGAGATCAAGCACGAAATCACCGGGATGCCCACAATCACCGAATTCTCCGGCAGCTGCGAAAAGTGCCATGTCGAGACGGTCCATTTCGGGCCCAGGGAGATGTATTCGGGCACCGGGGGCATCGGGGTCTCCAATACGCCTTCAAAGATGTTTCTCACGGGAATCGACTGCACCGCCTGCCATAAGACCCAGAAGGCCAGCGAAGCCGCGCTCTTCACCACACGGTTCACGGAGAGGGCCCTTGGCGAGGCCTGTGTGGAGTGTCACGGCATCGGCTCGGACAGGATGCTCCTCACCTGGAACCGGATCTTAATGGAACTGGGGAACGATCTCAACAGGCGTGTATTCGATGTTCAGAAGGAACTCTACAGGGCCAAGAAAAGGTCTCCAGGAGACAGAAAACTCAAGAGAGCGGAAAACCTCCTCACCGAGGCCCGCCACAACTTCTCCTTCGTGCTCCTGGGCAAGGGAGTCCATAACATCGAATATGCCATAAGGCTCCTCAACTACGCCAGGAACAACACCGAAGAAGCCATGGCGCTCCTCAAGGAGGACTACGAGCCCCAGGAGGTGGAGACCCGTTACTCATGCACCACCCTTTGCCATGGAGGGATCGAGGACCGATCGGTTCCCTTCGGCAGGACTTCCTTCCCCCATCGCCCCCATCTGGAGGACATGGATTGCACGGACTGCCATTCACCCAGGGAGAAGCACGGCGAGACGTACATGAACAACTGCGATGTCTGTCACCACGGCGAGGGGGCAGGAAGAGTGAAGTGTACCGACTGTCATCAGGCTGCAGGGAATCTCTTCTACGGCAAAACCGCAGTCGGTGTGCAGGATTCTCCCAGTTTCAAGGCCGGTATCGTGGAGTGCGGTGACTGCCACAGGCACACCCTTGAGGGACTGGAATCCGGTTACCGCCAGGTCAAGGCCCAGTGCATCGCATGCCATGACGAGAGCTATGGAGAGATCCTTTCCGAGTGGAAAAAGAGGGCAGACTCTTTTGTGAGAGAGCTCGAACCCCGCATGACCAGTGTCAGGGAGAGGGTCCAGGAACTCGAGAGAAAGGGAAGGCACACCTTCGTCTTTACGAAACTCCTGGGCGATGCGGAGCACAATTTCGACCTTCTCGAGCAAGGAGACGCAATCCACAACCTGGAATACGCCAGGGAAATAGCCGATGTGACCCGGCAAATGCTCGACAAGATAGAGGAACTTCTGGCCGAGGAGAAGGCC